The sequence GAAGATGGTTCTATCCTCAATAACCCAGCACTTGTCAAAATTTGCCAAGAAGTTAGCGATCGCAATGGCAAACTACATCTAGTTGGGCTTTGTTCTGAAGGTGGGGTACATTCTCACATCAGCCACCTATTCGGGTTACTTGACTTAGCCAAGCATGAGCGAATTTCTGAAGTTTGTATCCACGCGATTACTGATGGTCGTGACACCACGCCAAAAGAGGGTGTAAACGCCATCGGTTTACTGCAAGATTATTTAGACCGCATCGGCATCGGGCGGATAGCCACCATCAGCGGGCGCTACTACGCAATGGATCGAGATCACCGTTGGGATCGGGTCAAACGCGCCTATGATGTGATGACACAGGATGGTGCTCTTAGCGATCGCACAGCTTTAGAAGTATTGAAAGCATCCTATGCAGAAGGGGTGACAGACGAATTCATCGTTCCACAACGCATTGCTGCCGGTGCCATAGAGCCAGGGGACGGCGTGATATTTTTTAACTTCCGCCCTGATCGCGCCAGACAGTTAACACAAGCTTTTGTCAGCCCAAACTTTACGGGCTTTGACAGAGAGCAAATCGCACCGCTATCTTTTGCCACCTTCACGCAATACGATTCTGACTTACCCGTGGCTGTAGCTTTTACACCTCAAAATCTCAGTAATATTCTGGGTGAAGTCATAGCCAACCATGATTTAAAACAGTTTCGCACCGCCGAAACCGAAAAATACGCCCACGTCACCTATTTCTTTAATGGCGGTCTGGAAGAACCTTTCCCAGGAGAAGACAGGGAATTGGTAAGTAGTCCGATGGTGGCGACTTACGACAAAGCCCCAGCGATGTCAGCAGAAAAGGTCACAGATGTAGCGATCTCGGCGCTGGAAAAGTGCATCTACTCTCTAGTAGTGATTAATTATGCTAATCCAGACATGGTGGGGCATACTGGGCAGATAGAAGCGACCATCGTCGGTGTAGAAAAGGTGGATCGCTGCTTGGGTCGTCTACTCGCTAGCATCACCAAAGTCGGGGGTACAACAATTATTACTGCTGACCACGGTAACGCTGAGTATATGCTAGATGACGCAGGTAATCCTTGGACAGCCCACACTACTAACCCTGTTCCCTTCATCTTGGTAGAAGGAGAGAGAGCAAAAATCCCTGGACATGGTGCCGATGTCGAACTGCGAAACGATGGTAAGTTAGCCGACATTGCGCCGACAATTCTTGAAATTTTACAACTACCTCAGCCGCCGGAAATGACAGGGCGATCGCTTGTCAAAACTGCAGAATACGACGTGCAACGCGCTCGCACTCCTGTGCAAGCAAGTATGTAAAATGGAAAACAGTTAACTGTTAACAGTTAACTGTCTCTTCTGTGTACAAATTTATTATCTATTTAGATTGCTACCATGACAGTTTCTAACATTGTGCAAGGCATTTGGGCAGCTTCCGCCCTCGGTTTGATTGTGTTGGTGCTGTTGCATAGCCCCAAAGGCGACGGAATCGGCGCAATTGGCGGACAAGCCCAATTGTTTAGCAGCACTAAGAGTGCAGAAAATACTTTGAACCGAGTTACATGGGCCCTGACAGTAATTTTTATGGGTTTGACAACAGTTTTAAGCGCTGGTTGGTTGCCTAAATAAGTATGGGGAGAAAATCCCGATACCCAACACCTAATAACCCGAAAAATTATCTAATTTGGCGGCGCTTGATAGCAGTTCTGGCCTTATCTATTGGCGCAGGGCTGCTTGTCATTTTCACCAACCTGTCATCTCCCGCTTTATTGACAAAATCACCAAAACATGAACTAAAATTAGCAATTTCTCTCCCCACCCCCTCGTCTTCCCATCCTCTACCGCCCACATTAACAAAATGGCAAGACACCACCAATAGCGGCGACTATTTTGACCAAGTTACGCCTACCCAGGTTGGTTATCTAGTTTGGTCACGGTTTCCAATTCGCGTCTATATAGAACCCCAAGCAAAAGTCTGGATTCAAGGTGTTCTACAAGCCGTACAAGAGTGGAATAATTATTTACCTTTGCTGGTAGTCAAACAGCCAGAAACGGCTGATATTCAAATTTTGAGAAAAGTGCCACCCTTACAAGGAAAGCCACTCCGGGCGCGCTCTGCTCAAACTAGTTATGAATTTTATATTAACAACCATGTTTTATCTCACCGTTTCACTATCTTGTTGAGTCCCAGTCAAACGGGCGAGTATGTCCCTGCGGCTATTCGTCACGAACTTGGTCACGCTTTGGGAATTTGGGGACACAGCTTGCTGCCAACAGATGCTCTCTATTTTTCCCAAGTGCGTCAACCACCGCTGATTTCGCCCAGAGATATCAACACCTTAAAAAAGGTATATGAACAGCCAACTAGTTTAGGCTGGTCTTTAAAATAATCAGTTTTAGAATGGCTCAGGTCGGATTTGAACCAACGACCCCAGGCTTATGAGTCCCGTGCTCTAACCAACTGAGCTACTGAGCCAAGCTGAATCTCACGCTTCATCAGTGTAGCATGAGCAATTAGCGATCGCTAGCCTCATGGGCTACAAATTCTCTCAAATCCCAATTAAAAACAGTAAGAGAGAGAGTTAACTCCCTCCCTCAAAGCATGGTTAAGTTATGGACAACTAGCACTAGATGCGACTAGCAAGTAAGGCAACTGGATTAACAGCACCCTTACCTGCTGGATGGATTTCAAAATGGGTGTGTGGCCCGGTACTAAAACCAGTGCTACCCATTAAAGCAATTGTTTCACCTTGGCGCACCTGCTGACCCGCCCGTACGAGTAGCTTGCTGTTGTGACCGTAGCGAGTCATGCTGCCGTCAGGATGGCGGATGTCTACAAGATTACCGTAGCCACCATTGTTCCAGCCAGATTTTTCGATGACACCATCGGCTGATGCGTAAATTGGTGTACCAACAGCATTAGCAATGTCAATTCCCTTGTGTGGGCGTCCCCAACGCATACCGAAACCGGAGGTTAAAACGCCTTTTGCGGGCCATGCATAAGCCGCAGAGGAGGTAGATGGAGGGGGAGTAGCTTCATCTATTGTCCTGGGCAGGTATTGATCTACTGCTGCCAAGGGTGGTAACTGTGGAGATACTCTAGTGCCTCGCATCCTGCCTAGGGAGTCTGAAGCATTAACGCCGGAGGGGACGACCAAACGAGAACGAGACTCATCAGGTGACTGACCACCGGCTTGGTTGGGCAGAAACTCTGGGTTGATTGGCTCGTTGGGTCGAGTCGCCCGATATGGTAATTGAGCGGGTTGAGCACCGTAGTTAACAGTGCCTACAGGAGAAGGTACGGGAATCTGTACTGCATTCCGTAGAGCATTGGGGCTAGACACCGCAAAGTTGTTTGGGCTGGGAACAGGAACTGACACTGCAGCGCTGTCTGTTTCTGCGGTATCTGGCTCAATTACACCAGCTTGTTGAGCGCGGTATTTGTTCCGTAGCCTCTCAATTTCTGCTTGTAAACTCCGCAGCCGCTCATTACCTTTTGTTCTGGCGACCTTCTGGGGTTTTGTCTGCAACTGGATTTGAGCATAAGCTTTTGGCATGGGGGTATCACCACCGACGCCATAGGAATTACCTGAGCTAATATTTGTCCCTAGCTGGTTGTTTACACCTATGGGTGTTGGTACTGTGATGGTGCTGCTGTCACCAATAACCGATAACTGCGGCGCCATGGGTAGGTTCAAGTTAGCACTGGGTGCGTTGACTGAGGGAGCAGCTAACTTGGGAGTAATACTAGACTGCACAACAATGGGGTCAGTTGCTAACTGAGACTGGTTAGCGATGCTGCGAGCAACCCCAGGAGCGGGAATGATCAGTTTTTGACTGATTTGCAGTTGATTGGGATTGGTGAGATTGTTTGCCCTGATGAGTTCTGATACGGAAATACCGTAGCGGCTAGCGATCGCTGCTAGTGTATCTCCTGGCTTCACTTCATAGCTTTCGGGATTGGGTAGGTTAGCTACTTTGAGTGTGGCTGTTTTGGGTGCTGTTAAGGTGGAATTGACAACTCCCGCCTGTTCTGTGCTGGATACTGGGTCAGTTTCCTTGGAATCAGCCACATTTGGCAACTGTTGTGTTGCTGTGTTGCTGACATTGATTTGTGCCGCTGTTTCTTCTACTGTTGAAGACGCCGACTCATTTGTAACTTTTGATAAATTTTTTGTCTCCCCAGACCGCAACTCCGCCAGACTCTTTCTTAGACGGTTCGATTTTTCCTGTAAGCGATTCAATGCAAATTCTTGCTGCGCTTTCAGTTGTGCATTGACTTCACTGTTAACGGCTTGATCTGCTGCTGGCTGGTTTGTCAGCGATTTGGTTTGAGAGCCGCTAAGACCGCTAGCGCTGGAGAGCTTTGTCACATCTCTGGGCTGGCTGACTGACGAACTTGGTACTGCTTGGGGGTGCAAATACAGCGAAGCTTTGACAGTTGCTGTTGATGCGGGAACTTGTACAGATTTTGCACCTGCGACTTGTAACTTAGCTTCAAGCCCAGGAACTTGCGAAATTGCTGTTGGTTCCACTATGACGGGGTTTGCCGGCACACTCGCTGATGAGACACTTTGAGCCTCTAACTTAGTGGTAGCAAATTTCATTTCCGTATCTGGAGCAGCAGGAATCGCTGAGGCTGCTTTTTGGCTACCGACAGGAGCTGCTGCTTGGGCTTGATCGCTTTGTCGAGTCACCAAGAGGCTGGTTGCTCCCATCGAGATCGCTAGGCCAATCATGGCGAAGTTTGTCCGCGCCCGATGATTAGCTTTGGAATTTACTACATTGAGCTGCTCCACCGGGGCATCATCGCTGTTAGAAGTATTTTTCAGCACAGCCGTTACTCTCTTTTTCAATGCTCGTTTCAAAGACGACCTCCTATTGATCACTAGCGCTTAACTGACCTAATTTTTCAGTCTGATACTAGTCAATGATTTAGATCACATCAAGAGACAGATCAAGATCACACCCACCAGAGATACTTACGCAAGATTAACCTGCTTCTCTGATTTAGACAAGATCAAACTTTGCTTGCAAAATTTTAAAATTGCTGTGCCGACTTGTCTGCTTCACTCTTCACACCCTGGGACGCTTTGCTCTTTGCAGTAGTTCATTGCCCGTCTTGCTCAATCCGTAGAAACTTGACAAGCACTGGCTTTGCCGCGTTTACTTCTGTCTGCAATTTACTAGCTATAACCTCTGGAAAAACAATGCTTCCCACTGTAAATATGTTCAAGATATTTTTTTCCAATCCGCCTTCTAAACACGAGACTTTACGTTGATTATTCCCCAAAAAACAACCGTGTAAACTCGCACCGATATTTGCGCCCCTGAAGAATGCTTTTGGAATCAAAGTTGCTCAAATGCCCTTTTAGACTGCTTTTCAAGGTGTTTGTTCCCCAATCCTAATTCGCCGAAATTCATGAAAACCTATGATTCAAATCCGGCATCGGCTCACTTGTGATATACAAATTTCTTATATAACCTGACTCGTGTGCGTAAGTGTTTAGCACTGTGTTTCGGGCAATCTATCCAAGTCAAGTATACCTGTTCACATTTTTAATGTTGTATCAATGAATATTTTTGCTGAAAGAGATTGCTTACTTCATAAAACTTTTGAATTTATTAAGTATTTTTACTTATAATTTCTAGAAAGAGGCTACTGTAGGTAAGTTAACTGACGACGAGCTTCAAATAATCCTACTGCTACACTCACGGATAGATTCAGGCTGCGAACTTGGGGTTGAGCCATGGGAATGTGGAGGGTGGTGTCACAAGCCGATAGCACTGCTGGAGATAAGCCAGTGGTTTCGCTACCGAATAACAACCAGTCGCCGGATTGAAATCGAAATTCTAAATAATTCAAACTACCGCCCACACTAAATCCTAGTCGTCTACCGCCTCGTTGTTGACGTAGGCTTTCAAAGGCTGTTAGGGACTCGTGATAGTGAAGTTTCACATAAGGCCAATAGTCTAAGCCGGCTCTTTTGAGGTAGCGATCGCTAATCTCAAACCCCAAAGGCCCCACCAAATGCAATTCTGTTCCCGTCGCCGCGCAGGTGCGGGCTATATTGCCTGTATTGGGAGGAATTTGTGGGTTGACTAGAACTACCTGCACCATCGTCAAGGAAATAAATGTATTGTAGAAAACACTGTATCTACTTTACTAAATCTATATAGAGATAGAAGCTATCCATAGGTTTTACTAATCAGACCCGAATTACCTCTATCGATTAGATTTTTTGAACAGATAAAGTATATCTGAAAGCTATATACCAAAGCAGTTTTCATCACTCTCAAGAAATATATTTGCTTTGTGAAGATGAGATTTCTTGATGTTTGATGAAAATTCCGTATATCCTCTGAGAAATCTACCATTAGTCAGAAGACACAGTATGGGGTGTCATACCACCTGGGAAGAACACAATTTGTTTTCTAATTCGATTTCCCGTTCTTGGGTAGCAACGATCGCCTGAGTGATGACGCGCTGACAGTCGAATCCGACTGCGTGGAGTTGCAGCCATTGTTGGGCTTCATTACCTTCGCGGAGTATTTTGCGTAGGGGGGACAGGAAACAGCTAAAACCTTGTTGTTTAGCGATCGCCCAAACTTCCTGATACAGTTCCTCAATCCAATCTCTAGCGATGATGGTGCTGCCATCTTGCCAACGCTTGAGTTGGGCATCTAAACTGGCAGATGCGGCTGCGGCTTCGTTTTCTGCCGTTAAGGTGACGAGTTCTGTAGGTGAGAGAGTGCTCTGAGTTAGAGGATCTATATTTGGTTGGTCAATTAGCTGTAACAGCCGCGCTTCTAAGAAAGCGGTAATGGCGAGTAAGGCTATGGGATCTGTAACCAAATCACAAATTCGCAATTCTAGACGATTCAAATCATAGGGACGGCGATCGCCATTGGGGCGTACTGATGACCACAAATGGCGGACATTTTGCATTGTCCCGGCGGCTAGCTGTTCTTCTACCCATTGGATGTGGTGGGCGTGGCTGGCGAATAGGGGTACATGGGCGGGGGTTTGGGGAAAGATTCCCCAGCGAGTGGAGTGATAGCCTGTGGTTTGACTATCCAGAAATGGAGATGAGGCGCTGAGGGCTAGAAATAGGGGGGCTTCCACACGAATCACGCGACAGGCGCGCATCAGGAGTTCTGGATCGCTGATGCCAACATTGATGTGGACGCTGGCGGTGACTACTTTTGTGCCGTAGGTTTGTTCTATGTAGTCGTGGTAGGGGTTTGTGGGATCGGAGCGAAAAAAGCGATCGCTCCTCCCAAGAGATAAAGTACTACCGGGAATTAAGGTATAGTTACCCAAACGCTGGATATAGTGTCGCAGTTGCCGACGTGGACTCAACAAAGCACACAACAACTGGTCGTAGTTATACAGCGGTTTAGTAATGTACTCCACATTGCGGCTATCAGGCTCCCGCACAAATCCATCTAAAGCCGAGACAATCTTGTCGGAGAGACCGACGATTTCACCTTGAGGTGTCCCAGTGTACATCTCAATCTCAAAGCCTTTCGTTAAGACCACTTTGTTTTCCTCGCCTCTCCTAGTTTATAGATTGTATCGAATTAGACGGTTTTTTGCACAGTTATTCTTGTTAAATCCCAGTTAAGAATCATTGAATTTATTGCTAAAAAGCCACTAATGTTTTCTTTGGTGTGGGGGTATTTATTGAGAAAGGTAGTATGAAAAATTTCCTCAATATATTGAGTTGTAATTTTACATAATCTACTGGAGTTAGAACTAGTCATAAAACATACTGAGAAGAAAATGTAGCAAAAAATGTTGCATATCCCAGCTTTACAAAATATTACTCACTTACGTTTGTGCTTTGGCGCTTGTTTTTGCTGAATTTGGCTAGGAGGCGTAGTATGTTGCGAGAGGAATGTAGCAGGTGAATCACTATTGTGGGCGATATCGAGACGGAGAAATTGGGCCCATGCTTCAGTGTTGAGTAAATTACTGGCTGTTTCATAATTATCAACAGCGATCGCGCCGATAACTTGACGCCATGCTATTTTTAGAGGCTCAACAAATATTTCTTCGCCAGAAATTTCATTCAACAAAGAAATAGCGGTTTTAAAAGTTCCTGAAATAGGAGACAAACTTTTTCTTTTTAATCCTTGAAGTACCACATTTAACCACACTGGTAGAAGCTCTAACCAGCTATTTTTTTGAATAGTAGTGAGCGCTAGTTCTTCTTTACCCAAGACACACCAAATACATAGAGGTTCAATAGCTAATTGTGAATCACGGAGTTTTACAGCATTTATCCACAATTGTTGAGCAATAAATTCCAGTATACTTGATGGTAATTTTAAGACTTGCTGATTTTTTCTGACTTCAATACTTAATTTATGATTAATTTCATCAAATATTATAAAAAGCGATAAATTTTGACCAATATTATTGATTGGAGATAGTACCCGAAAAGCTGTAATAATCTTACCTGTTTCTGAATTATCGAACTCTAAATCAGACCGCTGAATAATTTGCTTTAATTCCTCAAGGCTTAACGTGGAAATATCGCTAAGTTTATCATCAGTTTTCAAAAAAACTGCTGCATCGTTCTGGTTTATAGGAGTTTCATTTGCAGACTGAGATTGTAAAGTAATTTTTTCAGTTAAAGGGTCTGTGACAGCATATATTTGTATGGAGTAGGGAGCCTGTAACATAGTACCTTTTTCATAAAAAGTTCGTCCTTCAGCGGTAACTGTAATTGGTGATTTAGCTGCTAAAGTTTGTAACTTTTGTAAATTAGAAATAGTACTGCGGACAAATATAGGATCAAGCCCAAGTACAGATGCTAATTCATCTCCGCTGGGGGGTGGATCAAATTCAATTCCAGCGCGGATAATAAATTCTTCCAATACATTAAATTTGCGTTGTTCTTGAACAGTTAATTCTATAATATTTTGACGCAAGTTGTAGTGGAATTGGCGCGCCATAATCACTGAAATATTAGAATTTTGTGATTCAATTTCAGCTATCAATTTATGGAGATGCTCATCAATTGGTTTAGCAGAGGATGCGAGAAACATCGATGAAACCTCCGTGATGGTTAACAATATCAGAAACCTGAGAATACATCTTGCCAACTTTACCGGGTTGCTGAGTAAACAAATCGTGACTTCCTACAATTATTAATAGTTCTTGGGCGCGGGAAAAAGCAACGTTAACTCGTTCTGGTTTTTTAGCAAATCCCACATCGCCTCTATGATTATTGCGAACCATGCTGACAATTACAATAGGTCTTTCCATACCTTGAAATTGATCTACGGTTCCAGTGCGAATATGTAGTGAAGGGAAAAGTTCAGATTGCAAGCGTTCGTCAATTTTTCTGAGTTGAGCGCCGTAAAATGTAATCACAGCAATTTCTTTTTTAGGTTCACCATTAGCAACTCTAGAAGACCAAGTATTTTCAAATTGCTGACACAAATTTTCAATGACATCAATTTCGGGAATATTGAAAAATGAAGTTCCTTCACGCTGTTCTGTAAATTCGATTGTTTCTGACATTTTTATCCAAATCAGATGATGGTTTTGTTGAATAATATCACCTGCTAGATTATGGGCGCGTTTGGTGTCAGGTTCTAAAATTCCACATTCTAATTTACCATCATAAAACTGATTAATTGCGCCCATAATAAATGGATGCATTCGATATTGAGTGGTTAGCATTTGCTTGATACTGTTATCAGCAGTTTCAAACTGCTTTTTAAAAAGAGATTCTTCTAAAAACTGCACTTCATCTCGTCCACTTCTCAGTGATTGAGCAACTTCTTCTATGGTGCTAGTGTCAAGCATTGGTGGTAATTGTCGATGATCGCCCACCATGACTAGCTTTTTACCTTTTAAAGCGGGAATTAATAACTCTGGTGGTGTACACTTACTAACTTCGTCAATAATCACAACGTCAAAGGATTGAAATTCTTCTGAGAATTCTCTATTTGCTGCTTGTACACAGGTAATTCCGATGACGTTGGCGTTGTCTAGATAAATACGTCTTAAATCGTGGCGATCGCTCTCTGTAGGGTTGCGTACCTTTGCAATCCAATCTTGCACAAAATTCTCATATCTATTGATATAATTGTCTTCTTTTTGCAGTTCCTGTTTCCAAGTTTCAAACTGATTTTTAATCTTATATAACAAATCTATATTAAATAAATTTGTATCAGCCATATCAGGCTTGAATTTAACAGGTATGATTTGCCATAATTCTTGCAACCAGTTTCTTTCTGCTCTTAAGTTTTCTGATAACAGTGGTTGTGTCAATTCGTGGATTTGTGTTTGTATTTGATTGAGAGCAACTCTAATCATTTCAACTTCTGTTGTGAGATTTTCACTATGCTCATTCAGAGAATTTTTAGTTGCAGCCAACATTGCTAAATAATCTAATGAGGGAATTAATAGTTCTAGCTGATTTAAGTTACTTTTCCAAGACTGTACTTTTTGAGAAAACTCTTGTGGTTGTTCCCAAATGTTGGATTGTTTATTGAGGTATTTTTCAGTCAATGTGCGTAATTTATCAGGTATATTCGGCTGTTGGTAAATTTTTTGCAAAATTTCTAAAACTCGTCCTAACTTTAAATTAGCATCTTGGCTTTCTTTTTCTACTTGAGTTTGGGCTGTGGATATTTGTTGTTGGGTAATTAGGCTTTGATCTAGTTCATTTAATTGTTTTTGTAGGTGTTGCAAATTTTGTTCAGCTTCGGTTTTAATATAGGCAACACACTTGCGCGCATTTGTCAGGATATGTTCTAATAACTCTTGTGTAATTCTGGTGAGAGTTGCATTGAGATTTTTGTTATCCCATGATTTACCATAAATTTGACGGATTCTCACCAAGAAAATCTGGGTATTTTCAACTAGCAATTTACGCTGATTTTGGGTGAGTAATTGATAATTATTAAATTCTTGAAAAATTTGTTGCCATTGAGTGCGATCGCTATTTGATAAGATTATAGGTATCTGGCTAAAATTTTGTTGTAAAAAGTGACTAAAATTATACTGCTTACCTCGTCTATCGCTAAAACCTCCCTCTGCTTCATAAGATAAGGCTTTGACTAAAAGCTCCCATTCTGGCAAAATCAAACTGTAATTTTTTGGCACGATTGACAATTTTAATTTACTGGCGAACATTAACAATCCCAATGGTAACTGCACCATATTTTCTGTTAATGGTTGTCCAGATTTATAACAATCACTTAATATTTGATATAACTCAGAAGCTGCGGTAGACTTCCATTCTGTCACTGCTTCAATAATATAATTAATTTCCCGTTGGCGATTTTCCCAACCGCGAATAGTTTGCTGTAAACTTTGTTGTTTGGTCAACAGTTGTTGATAATTTGTTTGTAATTGATTTAAATCGGTAGCATTCTGTTGAAAAACCTGTGCTAAAGTTGCGACTTCTGACATAGCAAAAGCTGCAGTTTCCGCATCAGTCAATGCTGTTTTTAGTACAAAGATTTCTGTAACTACTGTTTCCTGTAACCAAGCTGCTAGCCCAAATGCGCCGCATTCAGGGCGAACTAAACCTACTTCCTCAGTGTAGTTGATGGCTTGACGAACATTATATAAAAAAGCTTTGACTTGATTGTTACCTTCTGTATATGTTTGCAGACGTGGTAGAAAGTTTTTAACTTCTAATGATTCCCAATTAATATTTGCTGGAGAAAGCAAGTGTTCAAAATCTGTTAAGAGAGATGCAATTTCTTTTTTATGAGTTAATTTATCAGTATAAGATGCTTCTTGATTTTTGAAGTTTGTCTCTAAAGCAATCTTAGTTTTTTGAAATTCTTCTTGTTGTTGATTGAATTGTTCTTCGACTTGGAGATAATCTGTGAATCTTGGAGACAATGCTAATAATTGACGGAAAAGTTGGATATTACCATGACGTTGCTGCAGATTATTTTCGCAGTCATGAGCAGTATTTTCTAACCATGTACCTATCACTTTTTCTTCTAAAAATGGCTGTCCTTCGTCTCCGACTTTCTCAGCGCGTCCCTTTCGTACAGCCCGAATTACAGGATTGTGAACTAATCGACTTAAGGCGTTATCTACAGCTAAATTTGCTTGAGAAGCGATGAGAGTACGTCCACCTCGTAAAGCAATTTGATAACAAATTTCAGCAATTACGGTTGTTTTACCTGTTCCTGGTGGCCCTTGAATGAGAACAAGATCATCAGCTGCGAGTACGGTTTCTACTGCTGCTTTTTGTCCTGGATTAGCAGCAGATAATAATAAATCTTTTGGTTGTAATTGAATAGTTTTTTTAATTGGTCTTGCTTGGGAAGCATCAAATAAAAAATTACCCAAATAAGGGTTTTGAGTGCGTCCGTTATTTAAATCTTCTAAAGCTTTTTTCTTGCGCTGAATTTGTTGGATGTCACCAACAGCTTCAAAACATAAAAAACCAATATTTGGTAACTGATAACGTTCAGTAGCAATATAATCAGCTAATTCCCGTTCTAGCCGTAAATTAATTAGACAACGTTGAGAGTCAATACCGATAATCGACCCTAATTGACGACCATTATACCAATTTTTTCCTACAGGAGCAGTTTCAAAAAGTTTTAAATCATCGTTTTTAGCTCGTTGTACTCGTTCCCAAAAATTCTTGACTTCTAAAGCATTTTCACGGGAGCCGTCAAGGGTGGCGGAGGTAACATTAATTTCTAAAATAACTTGTCTTTTAGAAACATATTTATAACCACTG is a genomic window of Fortiea contorta PCC 7126 containing:
- the gpmI gene encoding 2,3-bisphosphoglycerate-independent phosphoglycerate mutase, with protein sequence MTKAPVAPVVLVILDGWGYCEEKRGNAIAAAKTPVMDSLWAAYPHTLIRTSGKAVGLPEGQMGNSEVGHLNIGAGRVVPQELVRISDAVEDGSILNNPALVKICQEVSDRNGKLHLVGLCSEGGVHSHISHLFGLLDLAKHERISEVCIHAITDGRDTTPKEGVNAIGLLQDYLDRIGIGRIATISGRYYAMDRDHRWDRVKRAYDVMTQDGALSDRTALEVLKASYAEGVTDEFIVPQRIAAGAIEPGDGVIFFNFRPDRARQLTQAFVSPNFTGFDREQIAPLSFATFTQYDSDLPVAVAFTPQNLSNILGEVIANHDLKQFRTAETEKYAHVTYFFNGGLEEPFPGEDRELVSSPMVATYDKAPAMSAEKVTDVAISALEKCIYSLVVINYANPDMVGHTGQIEATIVGVEKVDRCLGRLLASITKVGGTTIITADHGNAEYMLDDAGNPWTAHTTNPVPFILVEGERAKIPGHGADVELRNDGKLADIAPTILEILQLPQPPEMTGRSLVKTAEYDVQRARTPVQASM
- the secG gene encoding preprotein translocase subunit SecG — its product is MTVSNIVQGIWAASALGLIVLVLLHSPKGDGIGAIGGQAQLFSSTKSAENTLNRVTWALTVIFMGLTTVLSAGWLPK
- a CDS encoding peptidoglycan DD-metalloendopeptidase family protein, whose protein sequence is MKRALKKRVTAVLKNTSNSDDAPVEQLNVVNSKANHRARTNFAMIGLAISMGATSLLVTRQSDQAQAAAPVGSQKAASAIPAAPDTEMKFATTKLEAQSVSSASVPANPVIVEPTAISQVPGLEAKLQVAGAKSVQVPASTATVKASLYLHPQAVPSSSVSQPRDVTKLSSASGLSGSQTKSLTNQPAADQAVNSEVNAQLKAQQEFALNRLQEKSNRLRKSLAELRSGETKNLSKVTNESASSTVEETAAQINVSNTATQQLPNVADSKETDPVSSTEQAGVVNSTLTAPKTATLKVANLPNPESYEVKPGDTLAAIASRYGISVSELIRANNLTNPNQLQISQKLIIPAPGVARSIANQSQLATDPIVVQSSITPKLAAPSVNAPSANLNLPMAPQLSVIGDSSTITVPTPIGVNNQLGTNISSGNSYGVGGDTPMPKAYAQIQLQTKPQKVARTKGNERLRSLQAEIERLRNKYRAQQAGVIEPDTAETDSAAVSVPVPSPNNFAVSSPNALRNAVQIPVPSPVGTVNYGAQPAQLPYRATRPNEPINPEFLPNQAGGQSPDESRSRLVVPSGVNASDSLGRMRGTRVSPQLPPLAAVDQYLPRTIDEATPPPSTSSAAYAWPAKGVLTSGFGMRWGRPHKGIDIANAVGTPIYASADGVIEKSGWNNGGYGNLVDIRHPDGSMTRYGHNSKLLVRAGQQVRQGETIALMGSTGFSTGPHTHFEIHPAGKGAVNPVALLASRI
- a CDS encoding tRNA (cytidine(34)-2'-O)-methyltransferase, which translates into the protein MVQVVLVNPQIPPNTGNIARTCAATGTELHLVGPLGFEISDRYLKRAGLDYWPYVKLHYHESLTAFESLRQQRGGRRLGFSVGGSLNYLEFRFQSGDWLLFGSETTGLSPAVLSACDTTLHIPMAQPQVRSLNLSVSVAVGLFEARRQLTYLQ
- the gshA gene encoding glutamate--cysteine ligase; translated protein: MVLTKGFEIEMYTGTPQGEIVGLSDKIVSALDGFVREPDSRNVEYITKPLYNYDQLLCALLSPRRQLRHYIQRLGNYTLIPGSTLSLGRSDRFFRSDPTNPYHDYIEQTYGTKVVTASVHINVGISDPELLMRACRVIRVEAPLFLALSASSPFLDSQTTGYHSTRWGIFPQTPAHVPLFASHAHHIQWVEEQLAAGTMQNVRHLWSSVRPNGDRRPYDLNRLELRICDLVTDPIALLAITAFLEARLLQLIDQPNIDPLTQSTLSPTELVTLTAENEAAAASASLDAQLKRWQDGSTIIARDWIEELYQEVWAIAKQQGFSCFLSPLRKILREGNEAQQWLQLHAVGFDCQRVITQAIVATQEREIELENKLCSSQVV